One genomic window of Mucilaginibacter sp. SJ includes the following:
- a CDS encoding OmpA/MotB family protein, with protein sequence MKYRISILALLVTAVLGQSCVSSKKYKELDANYTQLQNSTKDLSIKYQTSEQALAVARSRNKSLEEQIELQKTNVAALQDALNKCLNSSSQGNVNISKLVDEINASNRYIQQLVNAKNKSDSLNMVLTNNLTRSLTPQETQDVDVKVLKGVVYISLSDNMLYKSGSYEISDKAGATLSKIAKIIMDYSNYDVLIEGNTDNVPISQKNIRNNWDLSALRASSVVQALQTTYQVDPKRLTAGGRGEYNPIADNSTPTGKAQNRRTQIIITPKLDQFMDLIGKAPADQPAPPKQ encoded by the coding sequence ATGAAATACCGAATATCCATTTTGGCCCTGCTTGTAACAGCAGTATTAGGCCAAAGCTGCGTAAGCAGCAAAAAGTACAAAGAGCTGGATGCTAATTACACCCAATTGCAAAACAGCACCAAAGACCTGAGCATAAAATACCAAACCAGCGAACAGGCCCTTGCAGTAGCACGTAGCCGTAACAAAAGCCTTGAAGAGCAAATTGAGTTACAAAAAACAAATGTAGCCGCTTTGCAGGATGCCTTGAACAAATGTTTAAATTCAAGCAGCCAGGGCAATGTGAACATATCAAAGCTGGTTGATGAGATCAACGCTTCAAACCGCTACATACAGCAGCTGGTTAACGCTAAAAACAAAAGCGATTCGCTTAATATGGTGTTAACTAACAACCTTACCCGCTCATTAACTCCGCAGGAAACCCAGGATGTTGATGTAAAGGTGTTAAAAGGAGTGGTTTACATTTCATTATCTGATAACATGCTGTATAAATCGGGCAGTTATGAAATATCTGATAAGGCAGGTGCTACTTTAAGCAAGATAGCCAAGATCATTATGGACTATAGCAATTATGACGTGCTGATAGAAGGTAACACAGATAATGTCCCTATTTCGCAGAAAAATATCCGTAACAACTGGGATTTAAGTGCTTTACGTGCCTCATCAGTGGTGCAGGCCCTGCAAACCACTTACCAGGTTGATCCTAAACGTTTAACTGCCGGTGGCCGCGGTGAGTATAATCCTATCGCGGATAACTCAACCCCGACAGGTAAAGCGCAAAACAGGCGTACTCAAATTATCATAACACCAAAATTGGATCAGTTTATGGATCTGATAGGCAAAGCGCCAGCCGATCAGCCTGCGCCGCCTAAACAATAA
- a CDS encoding DUF5990 family protein: protein MDIQLCIILQNPPVGVDFGIQKGSGNRYETIQTQRSDELDMQFNLTIQLKSDPQKINEPRFSGPYVQGKPASQFMYIDVGEYAGQVGGWSRRVKVPLSGVTWDMITQLSHHSAAFLITSFSGTAKDGSPICATVKPFEGWKVNMP, encoded by the coding sequence ATGGATATTCAACTTTGTATTATTCTGCAAAATCCCCCGGTGGGGGTAGATTTCGGAATTCAAAAGGGTAGCGGAAACAGATATGAAACGATTCAAACACAACGATCTGATGAGCTGGATATGCAATTTAATCTCACGATCCAATTAAAAAGCGATCCGCAGAAGATTAACGAACCTCGATTTTCAGGGCCGTATGTACAGGGGAAGCCCGCAAGTCAGTTCATGTATATTGACGTTGGTGAATATGCGGGGCAGGTGGGAGGCTGGAGCCGCAGAGTTAAAGTTCCACTTTCCGGAGTAACCTGGGACATGATAACCCAGCTTAGTCATCATTCGGCGGCATTCCTTATAACGAGCTTTTCGGGGACAGCAAAAGACGGTAGTCCCATTTGTGCTACGGTCAAACCATTTGAAGGTTGGAAAGTAAATATGCCTTAA
- a CDS encoding ThuA domain-containing protein yields the protein MKKIVLMVLVAFSCIYLSCNKTRPNKPRVLIFSKTMGFHHASIDAGIAAIKKLGAENGFEVDTTKNSAMFNEDTLKKYSTVIFLSTTADVLDYRQEAAFERYIQAGGGYVGIHAAADTEYDWGWYGRLVGAWFYDHPGIHDKNPNVQPGTYNIVDANNDATKDLPKVWKRTDEFYSFRKPLAGDVHVLITLDENSYKGGKRMGNHPATWYHDFDGGRAFYTAMGHTDESYKEAGYLKMLLAGIKYAIGENKELDYSKAKTQLPPDEDRFKKTQLSTGEFFEPTEMTVLPNLDIMVIQRRGEIMLYKHDTQKVKQVGFFDVYWKAHVPNVNAEEGMLGLAKDPNFEKNNWIYIYYSPADSSVNRLSRFTFKNDTLDKKTEKVILEVKAQRDICCHTGGSIAFGPGPDRMLFLSAGDNSTPFDEKGQKYVTSGYAPVDDRPGHLQFDARRSAGNTNDLRGKIMRIKVNDDGTYDIPEGNLFPKGTPKTRPEIYVMGDRNPYRISVDQKNGYLYWGEVGPDAHNDSLDNRGPMGYDEVNQAKKAGNFGWPYFVGDNKPYHIYDYATGKSGPTFDPKHPVNNSRNNTGLTDLPPAQSAFIWYPYGPSADFPQVGAGGRNAMAGPVYYTDMFPEDTRLPDYYNGKFLAYDWMRGWIKAITLTPEGDFDKMEPFFPKLKVNSMIDMEVGPDGRLYGLEYGSGWFSHNPDAGLFRIDYISGNRPPEISSFKADKTSGVLPFTVKLAVKAQDPEKDNVSYTWNLGNGVTKESTTPTLSYTYTTAGDYKIIVEAKDDKGISSKSAPVSIYAGNEQPTVTIAITGGNKSFYLPGVPFKYAVNVTDGPDTKAVDPKRIYVGLDYIEGFDKAQSAAQHEQGEPENRGKTLMLTMDCKSCHKEDGKSIGPSFVQVAARYKKDPNAMAKLTQKVIKGGAGVWGETAMSAHPNIKQGDVDQIINWVLSLDNSSQKPSLAASGTILPAPPEKQQAAALVLSAKYTDDGGNDIKKLTGSSIVSLNSSTYLFKGTEKFNGFTAFKYNGINLMIYPPTEGWFELDNIDLTGVRSINLTNFWQAPPSAPLNFEVRLDSETGTLAGKGSMPVPGKDAKGGAVHVTLTPVTDGKMHKLFFIYKPAGKAAMTAGVTSVVFSAK from the coding sequence ATGAAAAAAATCGTCCTGATGGTTCTTGTGGCATTCAGCTGCATTTACTTATCCTGTAACAAAACACGCCCCAATAAACCGCGCGTGCTTATCTTTTCAAAAACCATGGGCTTTCACCATGCATCCATCGATGCAGGTATAGCCGCTATCAAAAAGCTTGGCGCCGAAAATGGCTTTGAGGTAGACACTACAAAAAACTCGGCCATGTTTAACGAGGACACCCTCAAAAAGTATTCAACCGTTATTTTCTTAAGCACTACTGCCGATGTACTTGACTACAGGCAGGAAGCAGCCTTTGAACGTTATATCCAGGCGGGAGGCGGTTATGTAGGCATTCACGCCGCCGCTGATACCGAATATGACTGGGGGTGGTATGGTCGCCTGGTTGGCGCCTGGTTTTATGACCACCCGGGTATCCACGATAAAAACCCGAATGTACAGCCCGGCACTTATAATATAGTTGATGCCAACAACGATGCAACTAAAGATTTGCCTAAAGTATGGAAACGTACCGATGAGTTTTACAGTTTCCGCAAGCCATTGGCCGGGGATGTGCATGTGCTCATCACCCTTGACGAAAACAGCTACAAAGGCGGTAAACGTATGGGCAACCACCCCGCCACCTGGTATCATGATTTCGACGGCGGTCGTGCGTTTTATACAGCCATGGGCCATACCGACGAAAGTTATAAAGAAGCAGGCTACCTGAAAATGCTGCTTGCCGGTATTAAATATGCCATAGGCGAAAATAAAGAATTGGATTACAGCAAGGCTAAAACCCAATTGCCACCCGATGAAGATCGCTTTAAAAAAACACAATTATCAACCGGCGAGTTTTTTGAACCTACCGAAATGACCGTGTTGCCGAACCTGGATATTATGGTGATCCAGCGCCGCGGCGAGATCATGCTGTACAAGCACGATACCCAGAAGGTAAAACAGGTTGGTTTTTTTGATGTGTATTGGAAAGCCCATGTGCCCAACGTGAATGCTGAAGAAGGAATGCTTGGCCTGGCTAAAGACCCAAACTTTGAAAAAAACAATTGGATCTATATTTATTACAGCCCGGCTGATAGCTCGGTGAATCGCCTTTCGAGGTTTACTTTTAAAAATGATACGCTGGATAAAAAGACTGAGAAGGTTATTTTGGAAGTAAAAGCACAGCGCGATATCTGCTGTCATACAGGCGGTTCAATTGCCTTTGGTCCTGGCCCCGATAGAATGCTGTTTTTATCGGCAGGTGACAATTCGACCCCGTTTGATGAAAAGGGGCAGAAATATGTAACCAGCGGTTATGCCCCGGTGGATGACAGGCCCGGCCACTTACAGTTTGATGCACGCCGCTCGGCAGGTAATACCAACGATTTGCGGGGTAAGATCATGCGGATTAAAGTTAATGACGATGGTACTTATGATATCCCCGAAGGTAACCTGTTCCCGAAAGGAACGCCAAAAACCCGCCCCGAAATTTATGTAATGGGCGACAGGAACCCATACCGCATCTCGGTAGATCAGAAGAACGGCTACCTGTACTGGGGCGAAGTTGGCCCTGATGCTCATAATGACAGCCTTGACAACCGTGGCCCCATGGGTTACGACGAGGTTAACCAGGCAAAAAAAGCGGGCAACTTTGGCTGGCCGTATTTTGTGGGCGATAACAAGCCATACCATATTTATGATTATGCTACAGGCAAATCGGGGCCGACATTTGATCCTAAACACCCGGTTAATAATTCGCGTAATAACACCGGCTTAACCGATCTGCCGCCGGCACAGTCAGCGTTTATCTGGTATCCTTATGGCCCATCGGCTGATTTTCCGCAGGTTGGCGCAGGCGGCAGGAACGCTATGGCCGGCCCGGTTTATTATACAGACATGTTCCCGGAAGATACCCGCCTGCCTGATTATTATAATGGCAAGTTTTTGGCATACGACTGGATGCGCGGCTGGATAAAAGCCATCACGCTAACTCCTGAAGGCGATTTTGATAAAATGGAGCCATTCTTCCCCAAACTGAAAGTAAACTCCATGATTGACATGGAGGTTGGCCCCGATGGCAGGCTTTACGGCCTGGAATATGGCAGCGGCTGGTTCTCGCATAACCCCGATGCAGGCCTGTTCCGCATTGACTATATCTCCGGAAACCGCCCGCCCGAAATTTCATCGTTCAAGGCTGATAAAACTTCAGGTGTGCTGCCGTTTACAGTTAAGCTCGCAGTTAAAGCTCAGGATCCTGAAAAAGACAATGTTTCTTATACATGGAACCTGGGTAATGGTGTGACCAAAGAAAGTACAACGCCAACATTAAGCTATACTTACACTACTGCAGGCGATTATAAAATTATCGTTGAAGCAAAAGACGACAAAGGCATATCGAGCAAAAGTGCACCTGTTAGCATATATGCCGGCAATGAACAGCCAACGGTTACCATCGCTATTACAGGCGGCAACAAGTCATTTTACCTGCCTGGTGTGCCGTTCAAATATGCGGTTAACGTAACCGATGGGCCCGACACCAAAGCGGTAGATCCAAAACGCATTTACGTTGGGCTTGATTATATCGAAGGCTTCGACAAAGCGCAATCGGCTGCGCAGCATGAGCAGGGCGAGCCCGAAAACCGCGGCAAAACCCTCATGCTTACTATGGATTGCAAAAGCTGCCACAAAGAAGATGGCAAATCCATAGGCCCATCATTTGTTCAGGTTGCGGCCAGGTACAAAAAAGACCCTAACGCCATGGCTAAGCTTACCCAAAAGGTAATTAAAGGAGGGGCCGGCGTTTGGGGTGAAACAGCCATGTCTGCCCATCCAAACATTAAGCAGGGCGACGTTGATCAGATCATTAACTGGGTACTTTCGCTCGATAACAGCAGTCAAAAGCCATCGTTAGCGGCATCGGGCACTATCTTGCCTGCTCCGCCCGAAAAACAACAAGCGGCAGCGCTGGTATTATCGGCTAAATACACCGATGATGGCGGGAATGACATTAAGAAATTAACCGGAAGCAGCATAGTATCATTAAACAGCAGTACCTACCTGTTTAAAGGCACTGAGAAATTCAACGGGTTTACAGCCTTTAAATACAACGGTATTAATCTGATGATCTATCCGCCAACCGAAGGCTGGTTTGAGCTGGACAACATCGATCTTACCGGTGTACGTTCCATTAACCTTACCAATTTCTGGCAGGCACCGCCAAGCGCGCCGCTTAATTTTGAAGTAAGACTTGATTCGGAAACAGGTACACTTGCAGGCAAAGGCAGTATGCCGGTGCCGGGCAAAGATGCAAAAGGTGGCGCCGTTCATGTAACGCTTACGCCGGTAACGGATGGCAAAATGCACAAGCTGTTCTTTATTTATAAACCGGCAGGTAAAGCCGCTATGACAGCCGGTGTAACATCGGTAGTATTTAGTGCGAAGTAA
- a CDS encoding porin family protein: MKKYLLSAVLLIAVSISAKAQFSLGVKGGVNFSKIGSDNFNDKNLTGYQAGLFARVGNGVYLQPELYLSGTGGKFESNDNNTAFSGKVRFTNLNVPLLIGKSFGQKDLNFRIMAGPIYTYTLDQSTSVSNNVGNAFNDFNKSNIGFQAGAGVDIGSITADLRYEGGLTKVSDSFAKRQNLWALSVGFKIF; encoded by the coding sequence ATGAAAAAGTATCTATTAAGTGCAGTATTACTGATAGCTGTAAGCATCAGTGCAAAAGCACAATTTTCTTTAGGCGTAAAGGGTGGTGTCAATTTTTCAAAAATTGGCTCCGATAATTTTAACGACAAAAACCTGACTGGCTACCAGGCCGGTTTATTTGCCCGCGTAGGCAACGGCGTTTACTTACAGCCAGAGCTTTACCTGAGCGGCACCGGTGGTAAATTTGAATCGAATGATAATAACACCGCTTTTAGCGGCAAAGTAAGGTTCACTAACCTCAATGTGCCGTTATTGATTGGTAAGTCATTTGGCCAAAAAGACCTGAACTTCCGCATTATGGCAGGGCCTATTTATACTTACACGCTTGATCAAAGCACCAGCGTAAGTAATAACGTAGGTAATGCATTCAATGATTTTAACAAAAGCAATATTGGTTTCCAGGCCGGTGCCGGTGTTGATATCGGCTCAATCACTGCCGATTTGCGTTACGAAGGCGGTTTAACCAAAGTTAGCGATAGCTTTGCCAAACGTCAGAATCTTTGGGCACTGAGTGTGGGCTTTAAGATTTTTTAA
- a CDS encoding Lrp/AsnC ligand binding domain-containing protein translates to MSHRKAQNLEIDNLDIQILSILMKNATTPYTEIAKELIVSGGTIHVRMKKLEEMGVIKGASLEVDPQKLGYDITAFLGIYLEKGSQYNEAVKQLKTIKEIVELHYTTGEWSIFAKIVCHDTTHLREVLNEQIQGVRGIQRTETFISLEESIRRQITLE, encoded by the coding sequence ATGTCCCACAGAAAAGCTCAAAATTTAGAAATTGATAATCTTGACATCCAGATTTTATCAATATTAATGAAAAATGCTACCACTCCATACACCGAGATAGCTAAAGAGTTGATTGTTTCTGGCGGAACCATACACGTGCGGATGAAAAAGTTAGAGGAGATGGGTGTAATAAAAGGGGCCAGCCTTGAGGTAGATCCGCAAAAGTTAGGATATGACATCACTGCATTCCTGGGTATTTACCTCGAAAAAGGATCACAGTATAATGAAGCTGTAAAGCAGTTAAAAACAATTAAAGAAATTGTCGAGCTGCATTACACTACCGGCGAATGGAGCATTTTTGCTAAAATTGTATGTCATGATACCACTCACCTGCGTGAAGTTTTGAACGAGCAGATCCAGGGCGTAAGAGGGATTCAACGTACCGAAACCTTCATTTCGCTTGAAGAAAGTATCAGGAGGCAAATAACGCTGGAATAA
- a CDS encoding pyruvate dehydrogenase complex E1 component subunit beta: MREIQFREALREAMVEEMRSDENIYLMGEEVAEYNGAYKVSQGMLDEFGAKRVIDTPISELGFAGIGIGSAMNGLRPIIEFMTFNFSLVAIDQIINGAAKMMSMSGGQFSVPIVFRGPTGNAGMLSSQHSQCFENWYANCPGLKVVVPSNPYDAKGLLKSAILDPDPVIFMESELMYGDKGEVPEETYYIPLGKAKVVKEGNDVTLVGFGKIMKVVVAAAAELEKEGIHAEVIDLRTVRPIDYATVIESVKKTNRLVIIEESWPLGSIATEVAFKVQKDAFDYLDAPILRIMGGDVPLPYAPTLIQEYLPNPERVIKAVKEVMYVTK; encoded by the coding sequence ATGAGAGAAATACAATTCAGAGAAGCGCTAAGAGAGGCCATGGTCGAAGAAATGCGCAGCGACGAGAATATATACCTGATGGGTGAAGAGGTTGCAGAATATAACGGCGCGTACAAGGTAAGCCAGGGAATGCTGGACGAATTTGGTGCAAAGCGTGTTATAGATACGCCCATCTCTGAATTGGGTTTTGCCGGTATCGGCATCGGCTCGGCAATGAACGGCTTACGCCCCATCATCGAGTTCATGACTTTCAACTTTTCACTCGTAGCTATCGACCAGATCATCAATGGCGCTGCCAAAATGATGTCAATGAGCGGCGGCCAGTTCTCGGTGCCAATTGTTTTCCGCGGACCTACCGGTAATGCAGGTATGCTTAGCTCACAGCACAGCCAGTGCTTTGAAAACTGGTATGCTAACTGCCCTGGCCTAAAAGTGGTTGTACCATCTAACCCTTACGATGCTAAAGGTTTGTTAAAATCAGCTATTCTTGATCCGGATCCGGTTATTTTCATGGAGTCGGAATTAATGTATGGCGATAAAGGCGAGGTTCCTGAAGAAACTTACTATATCCCGCTGGGTAAAGCAAAAGTTGTTAAAGAAGGCAACGATGTTACTTTAGTTGGCTTTGGCAAGATCATGAAAGTGGTTGTTGCAGCCGCTGCCGAACTTGAAAAAGAAGGTATCCACGCTGAAGTGATCGACCTGCGTACTGTACGCCCTATCGATTATGCTACAGTTATTGAATCGGTAAAGAAAACAAACCGCCTGGTAATTATTGAAGAAAGCTGGCCGTTAGGTTCAATTGCTACTGAAGTTGCATTTAAAGTACAAAAAGACGCTTTCGATTACCTTGATGCTCCTATCTTACGTATCATGGGTGGCGATGTTCCGCTTCCTTACGCTCCTACTTTGATCCAGGAATACCTGCCAAACCCTGAAAGGGTGATCAAAGCAGTTAAAGAAGTAATGTACGTTACCAAGTAA
- a CDS encoding metal-dependent transcriptional regulator, with translation MYTLSEENYLKAIYRLALQGKDFKITPTAIAESLSNNPASVVDMIRKLTEKQLIEYDKKNGVRLTQQGLKDATLIVRRHRLWEVFLLEKLGYHWDEIHDIAEELEHINDATLADRLDKFLGFPEYDPHGDPIPKANGKVPKSYSVSLSELKPGAQSHVAAVRDTSSSFLQYLQRLNIGIGTKIQLIEKIPYDSSLVIKIENRGDTTVSQKFGENILVD, from the coding sequence ATGTATACGCTTTCGGAAGAAAACTATTTAAAAGCTATTTATCGCCTTGCATTACAAGGAAAGGATTTTAAAATCACGCCCACCGCCATTGCCGAATCATTGAGCAATAACCCAGCCTCGGTGGTAGATATGATCCGAAAGCTTACCGAAAAGCAATTGATAGAATATGATAAAAAAAATGGCGTAAGGTTAACCCAGCAGGGCTTAAAGGATGCTACATTAATTGTACGCCGGCATCGCCTTTGGGAAGTTTTTTTACTGGAGAAATTAGGCTATCACTGGGATGAGATCCATGACATTGCCGAAGAACTGGAACACATTAACGATGCCACCCTTGCCGACAGGCTGGACAAATTCCTGGGCTTTCCTGAATATGACCCGCATGGCGACCCTATACCTAAGGCGAATGGTAAAGTGCCCAAATCCTATTCCGTAAGCCTTTCTGAGCTTAAACCTGGTGCCCAAAGCCATGTTGCCGCCGTGCGTGACACCAGCAGTTCATTTTTGCAATACCTTCAACGGCTGAACATAGGTATAGGAACAAAAATTCAGTTGATTGAAAAAATTCCGTACGACAGTTCGCTGGTGATAAAAATTGAAAACCGCGGGGACACCACGGTTTCGCAAAAGTTTGGCGAGAATATATTAGTAGATTAA
- a CDS encoding S41 family peptidase — MMKQGLVFKKEYKRAGLFAGIALLAAGIVGFNDDLFQISKNLDVFASVYKEVNINYVDDINSAKLVKTGVDAMLEGLDPYTEFVPESEIEDYKLHYVSTQYGGIGASIFLRNGKVFVSEVFAGFPAQKGDVHPGDQLLKINDVDLNGKNNDQVSQLLKGSKGAAIKLFIKRDNTPQPFEKNLVRDEIKQPNVSYFGMVDGNMGYIKLDKFLENSAAEVTNALIELKKKNPNGIILDLRSNGGGILQEAVKIVNLFVQKDVEIVSQKGKIKEKNFTYSTISAPLEPDLPLVVLVNSHSASASEIVAGALQDLDRAVIIGQRSYGKGLVQQTFNLPYNSLVKITIAKYYVPSGRCIQELDYTHRKDDGSVVKVADSLIHEFKTKNGRSVYDGSGIYPDLFIKQEKFANVTQALVGKLLIFDYATVYRDKHAKIADARSFTLSDGEYNDFIKYLADKNYSYTTTSEKLLTTLKVEATKDKQFNDIQAEYEGLKTKLIASKKNDLVQHKDEIKQVLENEIASRYYYEKGRYETNFKYDKELAQSVKTMQDKAQLASILKGEGSYKVIGKPVLAMAAKKAADKDDDDE; from the coding sequence ATGATGAAACAGGGTTTAGTGTTCAAAAAAGAATACAAAAGAGCAGGCTTATTTGCAGGTATTGCATTGCTGGCCGCGGGTATAGTGGGTTTTAATGACGACCTGTTCCAGATTTCGAAGAACCTTGATGTTTTTGCCTCTGTTTATAAAGAGGTTAATATCAATTATGTTGATGATATCAATTCGGCTAAGCTGGTCAAAACAGGTGTTGATGCCATGCTCGAGGGCCTTGATCCTTATACCGAGTTTGTGCCCGAATCGGAAATTGAAGACTATAAGCTGCATTACGTAAGTACCCAGTATGGCGGCATTGGTGCGAGTATTTTTTTGCGTAACGGTAAAGTATTTGTATCGGAAGTGTTTGCGGGCTTCCCGGCCCAAAAAGGAGATGTACACCCCGGGGATCAGCTCCTGAAGATAAACGATGTTGACCTTAACGGTAAAAATAATGATCAGGTGAGCCAGCTGCTTAAAGGCTCAAAGGGTGCTGCCATAAAACTGTTCATCAAACGCGATAATACACCTCAGCCATTTGAAAAGAACCTGGTCCGTGACGAGATTAAACAGCCTAATGTATCGTACTTTGGCATGGTTGATGGCAACATGGGATACATTAAACTGGATAAGTTCCTCGAAAATTCGGCTGCCGAAGTTACCAATGCGCTCATCGAGTTAAAAAAGAAAAATCCCAACGGCATCATCCTTGATCTTCGCTCAAATGGCGGCGGCATACTACAGGAAGCCGTAAAAATAGTGAATCTTTTTGTGCAGAAAGATGTGGAGATCGTATCGCAAAAAGGGAAGATAAAGGAAAAGAACTTTACTTATAGTACCATCAGCGCGCCGCTTGAACCTGATTTGCCTTTGGTTGTATTGGTTAACAGCCATTCCGCATCGGCAAGTGAAATTGTTGCCGGCGCCCTGCAGGACCTCGACCGCGCGGTGATCATCGGGCAGCGCAGTTACGGCAAAGGCCTGGTACAGCAAACGTTCAATTTACCATATAACAGCCTGGTAAAAATTACCATCGCCAAATACTATGTGCCTTCGGGCCGTTGTATCCAGGAACTGGATTATACCCACCGTAAGGATGACGGCAGCGTGGTAAAGGTAGCTGATTCGCTGATCCATGAATTTAAAACAAAAAACGGTCGTTCTGTTTATGACGGCAGCGGCATTTACCCGGACCTGTTTATCAAACAGGAAAAATTTGCTAACGTTACCCAGGCATTGGTGGGCAAACTGCTGATATTTGATTATGCCACCGTTTACCGCGATAAGCACGCTAAAATTGCCGACGCCCGTTCGTTTACGCTATCTGATGGCGAATACAATGACTTTATAAAATACCTGGCCGATAAAAACTATAGCTATACCACCACATCCGAAAAATTATTAACCACCTTAAAAGTTGAAGCCACTAAGGATAAACAGTTCAACGATATCCAGGCTGAGTATGAAGGGTTGAAAACCAAACTTATCGCCAGCAAAAAGAACGACCTTGTTCAACATAAAGACGAAATAAAACAAGTACTTGAAAACGAAATAGCGTCACGCTATTACTATGAAAAAGGCCGTTACGAAACCAACTTTAAATACGATAAGGAACTTGCACAGAGCGTAAAAACCATGCAGGATAAAGCCCAGCTGGCATCAATACTAAAAGGCGAAGGCAGCTATAAAGTTATCGGAAAACCTGTACTGGCCATGGCAGCTAAAAAAGCAGCCGATAAAGATGACGACGACGAATAG